Part of the Triticum aestivum cultivar Chinese Spring chromosome 4D, IWGSC CS RefSeq v2.1, whole genome shotgun sequence genome is shown below.
AGACTCATACCAAGGCAAAAGGTGGACGTATTGACATGTTGCACTAGAGGAACAACGACCTTGGGGGAGCAGGTGACGGTCGAAGGAATGGCATATAGTGGCACATACCAGGTTGCAGCCACCACTGCCGTTGTCgctgccgtcgtcgtcgtcgtcgccgccgtcgtggaGATCGAGGTCGCCTTCGCCGCTGCCACCCAAATCGTATCAGACGAGCGTGATATCTGGGACAGAACGATCGGGGTTGGCTGCCTCTCACGTAGATCAACACGAGGGCTTGTTGGTCATTTTGCTGTGGCCCGTCTCGTCGGGGGCAAATCCTCAAGATTACAGCAAATGCGTGGCAAATCCTCAGTTACAGGGTAAACAGGGGCAAATCCTCAAAGTGTAATTAAAGGCGTGGCAAATCCTCAAATTCCCCCAGTGTAGTACCAAAACAGGTTCAGAAGATGGATGAAATGGAATGGAACCAACCATTTAGGTCAGATCCAAACATAACATATGAATAGAATCATCTCATCAGCTGATTTTATTCTTCAGTAGTAGTAACATATACATATGTTACACGTTTTGTTTGAAGGTCTCGTGCACAGCCCTTTATTTTACGGGGAATTTGAAGAATAAAATCAGCTGATGAGATGATTCTATTCATATGTTATGTTTGGATCTGACCTAAATGGTTGGTTCCATTCCATTTCATCCATCTTCTGAACCTGTTTTGGTACTACACTGTACACTCTTTTCATCATGGTCATCCCCAGAACAGAGGTAGGGggatttattttttgaagttttctgaGTCAAGTCAACTGTCAAAGTCGACGGCTCTATCTATGGTCAGCGTCGGTGTCTTTTGCCGTTGAAGTCAAAGCCGGCTGCTTGCTGTGCTGAGTTGGGCAGATAATTATTAGGTAGGCAGCAATAGGaacttttcaaaaaagaaaaaagcctAAATCACTGGGCACATACATGGCATGGTTATTACTGCAAAATCAATCAAAACAAAACAGGTTAGATTTGGCAAGTGTCAAATCAAAAGGGTAATGAATTTGTGTGGATGACGATTTGTTCTTCTTTCCATGATATGATATACAGAGTTAATTAAGCCTTTTAATCTTATCCACTGCATCCCCTGATTGGATCTGATTTCGAAAATCCTGTTCCCCTTTGTATTATAGATGAAAACACCAAATCTGCTTTTTTTTCCCGTTCATCTCAAAAGATTTTACCGTTGATTCATTATCATATGGTACCCACCGTTAGCTGGCTCCCTCTCTGTGCCTGTCAGTCAATTTCTCACCCCTGTTCTACAGTCAATTTCTCTGCCACCCGTGGTAATCAGTGGTGTTAAACTTCAACACTTGGAAATTCGCAAGGAATCAAAGATGGACAGTAGAAATAATAATATTATTATGACGGATGATTACAGAGGATGGGTGTGCAAAGCGAAGTATGGGTCGTGGCTACCACTACTGTTTTTACCTGAAGATGGCTGATAACTCAATCATCCATCCACACAAGTGTCAACTCAACTCAACTACTGGGTACTGACTGCTAATGGCAGGCACTTAATTTAAGCTGGCGCGGCTGCGCCGGCCGGTGGAGCCAGCGGCGAGCCTGCCGAGCACGCGGCGgctccgctgccgccgctgctgctgcttgttgTTGCGGTcgtggcagggcggcggcggcgaggggcggaaGATGGCGTCGAGGTCGTCGAAGCGGAGGCTGATGACCTGGACGTCGAAGAGGCGCTTCCGGCAGGCCGCGTCGGGCTGCGCGCGCGGCTTCCGCGGCGCCGGCGGGCAGGTGGCCGCCTGGCCCAGGCAGCCGATCCCGGCGCCCGTGGGCGTCCTGCAGCAGCGGTAGTATTCGTCGCCGTCGCCACAGCCGCCGTCTCCAGCGCCGGCGGAGAGGAGGTGCATGCGCGGCGAGAAGGCGTCCGCCGGGTTGAAGAACTcgggcgaggcggcggccatggaTCACTGGATGGATGGGGGAGGGAGcggaggaaggggaggaggaggcggcgatgtgTTCCTGTTTGAAAGCGATTTGAAAAGGAGGGCTGGTGCTGGTGTGGGGGGCGAGGGAAGCGCGCTGTATATGTAGCGGGGGTCGGGTCGTGACGGGTCAGACGGGAGTGGGATGGGAGGTGTGTGTGAAACGGAATGGGGCCCGGTGGGCAGATGACGCGTATCGTTGAAGGAACCGGCCGACCCGACCCGGGACGAAGGAAGTAGCTGGGAAATCGGGGCGGCCTTTCCTTGTCCATCTTGCCGCGCACGATAGGCTTCGGCCCCAAGGTAGGGACGACACCTTTTTCCCGGCGACGTGCGCCGTTACTCCGAGGTTGCCACCGActattttttttttaaaacaatgcTACCTACTAGATGACGACGCCTATGGCCGTGGCTTGCCTATTCGGGTCTGAAATCGAACGGGCCCCGGTTTTATCTCCGTCTTATTGCGCGTGAACACGAGATGCGTGAGATTCATGCACGACATTCATTTCTGTTACCATTTTGATCCCCATGACAGGCAAAGCTTCGACCACCTTTTTTCCGGCGACGTGCACCATTACTTCCAGGTCGtccactgccactgccactgccaGTAGTACGAAAATGACACCAACCCACCTCGTTGGCATTTTCTTATAGGATAAACTCCATGAGCACCGCGCGTCCGAGTCGGGACTCGAACTTGGATGGGCTGGCAGCAACCCcagctgcccagccaacgggtcgacgcccCGTCCTCAACCACCTAGTATGAGATGACGACGCCTATGGCTGTGGCTGCCTTGCCCAAGGGGTCGGCCGTCGCTGCAGTCCTCTCCTCCCTTACCATAGATGCTGCGCGATAAACCCTACATTTTGGGTGCGCACGGTTTGCGGCTCTTGTGCCGTGTCCTCCTCTTTGCTGTCAGTTTTCGAGATTGGACACGTGCTGGGCGGCAGAGATTGTCCTCGGCAGATTGACAATGGGGATGAGCGTGGCCGGCGTCGCGACAAGGTTGTTCCCGATGTGCTTCCTCGGCATCGATTCTCCCCTCGACTCGACAATGCGTGTGTGGTTATCCATTGTGCGCCAAAGGttgcttttttttttttgcttctcTGTATGGCAGCGTTCATACCGAACCTGGGTGAAGTCCCGCGCCATATGAAAGCAGTCATCCAGAAATAGCAGCTGGCAATCCTGATGTATTGTGACCATCTTGCCATTGCCAAGATAGCGCTTCTGCCTTGAAGACATCCATGGCATCACATTGCTACTTGACTGTCAAGAATTTCCCCGAGTTGTCGCGCCATTGTATATAGTAGGGTTAGATATGGAGTTTCCATAGAGGGGTTTGGTGCGTTTCCTGTGAGTGGCGACACACCAATAGGGTGCGGGCAGCAGGCGCGAGCGAGGAGTGTTTGCTGGCTTTCGGTGATGTTCTTTCTGGTGGTGCTGGCTACCGCAGAGGGGATCCATGCCGGCACATCCCCTAATAAGCTTgacatgtgccttgctgcccctgatctACAACAGGGATTCAACTTTGCTTCTTGGCTTGTGAAGCCGCCACGGCAATTTTCGCTAGTCTGTTTACATTTTGGAAGGGGTTTTCGCTAGTCTGTTGGCCTCAACCGATACGTCGATCGTATTTGTTGGTTCCCGGATTTGGCGGATGGATAGCCGACGGACGGACCGACGGATCAAGGATGAAAGCGTATCGTACTAtcaaggagcagcagcagcagcagcataggATACCGTAGCGAGAATTGATTCAACGCACCCGCCACGTACGTCCCGCCGACGATTGCGatatccctccctccctccctccctccgtcTCCCTGGGATTCTTTCTTCGCCTCGGATTCCCGTTCCCGTTCAGAAATTTCATTCAAACGAGAAGGCCAGCAACGTGCGCGCGTGCGCGACCAAGTGATAGGGATGGAAGGGGGGACGTGTACCTGACCAACCAGACCAGACCAGACCATTGGTATGACTCCCACTCTGGCGGACCCACATCGGATGCGCCGAACTACGGGAAgaggggatggatggatggatgagctCTGTCACCacgtctttttttttttttgcggggactgTCACCACGTCTTTCACTCACTCACGTCGCTCAGTCGCGGCTGGCGCCATGTGTTTCTTCCTTATCTTGAGAGCGAGTGCGTGTCACAGAACAAAACAACCAACGGAAATGATTTGTTTAGGAGGAACTATGCTGCCATAGGTGCCTAAAAAAAATGCACGGGCAGTCACTCAACTTGCGAAGAGCGCTCAGTTTGGTCGCCGTACTTAGAAATACGGTCAATACGGTCACCCTATACGACAAAACGTGTTTGTACGGTCATTGTTGCTCGTATGCCACCCGTGGCCGCTCGGTTTGACGGGTCAGTGTCGTCCACGTCGGCACGCTCAGGGTTATTTCTGTAAATTAGGCCGGCGCATGTAATTATCCATCGACCCCCCTGAAATACCGCACTCTGTAGTGGAATCCCTAATTCCCCACTTTGCCGCCGACGCCGCTGCCCTCTCCCAAATTCCccactctgccgccgccgccctctccctgCTGTTTGCCGCCGCCCTCTTCTGTGTTGCTTGCCGGCGGCCTCTCCCTGCCGCTTGCCGCCGCCAGTTGCTTGACTCCGCCATGTCGACAAGCTCGGTCTGGTCATCGGTTGGCGGCCGTTCGGTGGTGGTGCCGCTCATCAGGTGCCCTTCTTGCCGCACTCGTGTGAAGTTCTATCTCTCCAACACGGAGAAGCACGAGGGCTGGGTCTTCTACAGGTGTCTTGTTGGTGTAAGTGGAGTGCATCCCTGTTCTTCATTTTGGTCGAATTTTGGGAACTTGTAATGGTGATTTCCGGCGTTTGTTCTTTTCTTTTGATCTTCAGGACCATTTCTGGCATTGGGAGTTGGAATACGTTGCATACTTGATGGATAATCAGTTTCTCGTTGGCAATGAAGTCGTAGATGCATTAGGAGCTGCAGAGGATAAGAGGGAAGAGCTGATTCGAGCAAGGAATCGAAGATATGCAGGTGGAGGTGCAGTTGATCTTCCAGGCTTTGAAGATGGACATCATGGAAGGGTTGCAGGTCAAATGAGCAAGCAACAAGCTGAAACACTCGTAGGGTTAGGCAATGAAatattggtgatgatgaaggcactGTTGGCAGCACTCATTGTAGTTGCATTACTAGTAGCTATTTCTCTGCTGAAGAAGTGATGGAGTGGATGCAAGAGTGATGCAATATGTAGTTGATGCAGTGTTTGCAGTAGCTATTTCACTGTTAGTATGTTAGGAATGATGCCTAGTTTGTTAGGAGATGAACTGGTACTAGTAATGCAACTACAATCTTTTGCATTGTATCTGATGCTTTTGCAATATGTAATGCAAGTGACAATCTTGTACTACAAATGAAGTTAATGGATCATCTTGCTGTCTTATGAAGATATCATTTTTATGAAGTTAATGAGCAAGGAATCTTGTACTGTTAGTGTGTGTGCATTGCAAAGCTAGTTGATGATGCTGTCAATTTGGGCAC
Proteins encoded:
- the LOC123100635 gene encoding cyclin-dependent protein kinase inhibitor SMR1 translates to MAAASPEFFNPADAFSPRMHLLSAGAGDGGCGDGDEYYRCCRTPTGAGIGCLGQAATCPPAPRKPRAQPDAACRKRLFDVQVISLRFDDLDAIFRPSPPPPCHDRNNKQQQRRQRSRRVLGRLAAGSTGRRSRASLN